In Mercenaria mercenaria strain notata chromosome 15, MADL_Memer_1, whole genome shotgun sequence, a single genomic region encodes these proteins:
- the LOC123551701 gene encoding uncharacterized protein LOC123551701, protein MQQFDYMQRRKAFQEHLVNYYRKHVLKVTVFPLQSERYQADIGDIYFPPCMTVELQIGIRRSRNTREIRIHEILKKDGKSLKNIYILGEVGSGKTALCKCIVSHWCRAHEDVEFNTSESEEVKEMANYDFLFYISLRHSSDCNNIQTMLEKYFQDPILGKVLEKESDRCLIVLDGLDEWKPDKLDSSQFQTEGLPKRELCKDYIVITTSRQWKFDALQVRDSEIGQMIKLKGVKENLAGSFIAKTMKSLNDPLEVSVADFEEDFQKFPFPVLTQMPMFMQTLICLWYEGKLKGTSKCAIYSNVLDIFFKWHELKLPESQTDRKPEITEADASFQLPEYLSHYETCFNNKHVIEKLSSLAFETLFDRRAEQSFKFTSSTLKDANISGDMKKLCLEVGILLLDRSLPMLASVRTQSLYSFVHKSVQEYLSAVNLAVTFNTILQTSGDNNISDACKQYLLQIFGTSKTADDILEMSNVFIILCGLKPLLTTYVSEYIYNTATVDTRIIESRTDLDNDLRLISEIQRCTVDCFKESRSVGHRSLIYLGDIVINSEIGIDDIVLCLQEQLIVPEHVRSLYISETNERFTENALNCLVNFESLNALWYDRNENSSDSEKMDEIIFKILQNNTSQILSLSLKHINYLRTMIPFMQCLPAMHQLTALAITDTYLTHDACNFLSTMLSRATQLQQISLDIDCYSGDQHIIDLTNNDRLTSVDIMYCCFFVTNLSTTSLETCRLGTETTVSLNQVCITLNRHCTLRHLELAGHSCFSLDSAANKIISENVTRLLPFLTSLRTLRLQGLTFTTNFMTRAVDIKTLEQIDVCDVSMTLAVWFKFIDSLAALQQSVKVTTRGLYITPTGAGPVNQSRSDHGQVETARQYVRGKMQFFNVTLDNPYVFVFVTNIIEV, encoded by the exons ATGCAGCAATTTGATTATATGCAAAGAAGAAAAG CTTTTCAGGAACATTTGGTGAATTACTACAGAAAACATGTGCTTAAAGTAACTGTATTTCCTCTGCAATCAGAACGATACCAGGCTGACATTGGCGATATCTACTTTCCACCATGTATGACTGTAGAACTACAGATCGGTATCCGAAGGTCTAGAAATACAAGGGAAATACGAATACACGAAATATTAAAAAAGGATGGAAAgtctttgaaaaacatatatatactTGGAGAGGTTGGATCCGGTAAAACTGCCCTTTGCAAATGTATTGTTAGTCACTGGTGTCGCGCTCATGAGGACGTCGAATTCAATACTAGTGAATCAGAGGAAGTGAAAGAAATGGCAAATTATGACTTCCTCTTTTACATATCGCTTCGACACTCTTCTGATTGTAACAATATACAAACGATgttggaaaaatattttcaagaccCTATTCTAGGTAAGGTTTTAGAAAAAGAGTCTGATAGATGCCTTATTGTGCTGGATGGTTTGGATGAATGGAAACCTGATAAACTGGATTCCTCACAGTTCCAGACCGAGGGACTGCCGAAACGAGAACTTTGTAAAGACTACATTGTCATAACAACGTCAAGACAATGGAAATTTGACGCTTTGCAAGTTAGGGACAGTGAGATTGGCCAAATGATAAAGCTTAAAGGCGTGAAAGAAAATTTAGCAGGATCATTCATTGCAAAAACAATGAAGAGTCTTAACGATCCACTTGAAGTAAGCGTTGCAGACtttgaagaagattttcaaaagtttcccTTTCCAGTTCTCACTCAAATGCCAATGTTCATGCAGACCCTGATATGTTTATGGTATGAGGGTAAGCTCAAAGGTACATCGAAGTGCGCCATCTATAGTAATGTGCTTGATATCTTCTTTAAATGGCATGAACTAAAGCTTCCGGAAAGTCAAACTGATCGAAAACCTGAAATTACCGAAGCAGATGCATCCTTTCAACTTCCGGAATACTTGAGTCATTATGAAACTTGTTTCAATAACAAACACGTGATAGAAAAACTGTCGAGTCTAGCTTTCGAAACCTTGTTTGACAGAAGAGCAGAACAATCATTTAAGTTCACTAGTTCAACACTTAAAGATGCGAACATATCAGGTGATATGAAAAAGCTTTGTCTTGAAGTAGGAATTCTTTTACTAGATCGCAGCCTGCCTATGCTAGCAAGCGTACGAACACAGTCATTATATTCATTCGTTCACAAGTCGGTACAAGAATACCTTTCTGCGGTAAATCTCGCTGTTACGTTCAACACAATACTACAGACTTCTGGAGACAACAATATCAGTGACGCCTGCAAACAGTATTTACTTCAAATCTTTGGCACTTCAAAAACCGCTGATGACATTCTAGAGATGTCAAACGTCTTTATTATTCTCTGTGGTTTAAAGCCACTGTTAACAACGTACGTCAGTGAGTATATTTACAATACAGCCACAGTAGACACTAGAATAATAGAGTCAAGAACAGATTTAGATAATGATTTGAGATTAATCTCGGAAATTCAAAGATGTACAGTTGACTGTTTTAAAGAAAGCAGGTCAGTGGGACATCGTTCGCTCATTTATCTCGGAGATATAGTCATAAACTCAGAAATTGGAATTGATGATATAGTATTGTGTCTCCAGGAACAGCTAATTGTACCGGAACATGTAAGGTCTTTGTACATCTCTGAAACTAATGAAAGGTTCACAGAAAATGCTTTGAACTGTTTGGTCAATTTTGAAAGCCTGAACGCATTATGGTACGACAGAAATGAAAATTCCTCTGATAGCGAGAAAATGGacgaaatcattttcaaaattttgcaaaataatacGTCTCAGATTTTATCgctgtctttaaaacatataaactatCTCCGAACAATGATACCTTTTATGCAATGTCTTCCAGCTATGCATCAGTTGACCGCTTTAGCAATAACAGACACCTACCTGACTCATGATGCTTGTAATTTCTTGAGCACAATGCTATCACGTGCCACACAGTTACAACAGATCTCGTTAGACATTGACTGTTACTCTGGAGACCAACACATTATAGACCTAACAAACAATGACAGACTTACGTCTGTTGATATTATGTATTGTTGTTTCTTTGTAACAAATTTGAGTACAACGAGTCTAGAAACATGTAGGTTAGGTACAGAAACCACTGTCAGTTTAAATCAAGTATGTATTACTCTGAATAGACACTGTACATTACGACACCTTGAACTTGCAGGACATTCGTGCTTTAGTTTAGACTCTGCTGCCAATAAAATTATATCTGAAAATGTGACAAGACTGTTGCCATTTTTGACCAGTCTACGTACCCTCCGCTTGCAAGGACTTACATTTACAACCAACTTTATGACTCGTGCTGTTGATATAAAAACATTGGAACAGATAGATGTTTGTGATGTTTCTATGACTCTTGCAGTATGGTTCAAGTTTATAGACAGTCTGGCTGCACTTCAGCAATCTGTAAAGGTGACAACACGTGGCTTGTATATCACACCAACTGGAGCAGGGCCTGTCAACCAATCCAGAAGCGATCATGGGCAAGTAGAAACTGCACGCCAGTATGTTAGGGGGAAAATGCAGTTTTTCAATGTGACATTAGATAATCCTTATGTGTTTGTATTTGTTACAAACATAATTGAGGTATGA